TTATCATGACCCTTTTTAAATTGGGTGTTTGGAATTTTAAAGACGAGGAAGCAATCAAACTTCCTGTTGATAATCATCTTATGAGGATTAGTTTAAGGAGTGGCATGTTGGAGATTGAGGATATACATTTAAGGGGCATCCTTTGCAATCAAAAGGATATTGACTCTCTTTTAGAATCAAAGATAAGAAGCAAGGTTCTAAGATGCGGAGATCTTCTGAAAAAACATTCAGATATGAATATTATCCAGATAGATTCCCTCCTCTGGCAGATAGGAAGGAATTGTTGCCTGAATTCTCACCCTCCCTTCTGTGGTAATCATTGCTGTCTGTCAAAAGATGAATGTTCGCTTTGCAAAGCATTTAGTTATCGTTGTAATGGCTTATGCCCTTTGGATGGAGCATGTAAGGCCAGCAGAGAGAGATATTATTCTAAATATTTTGAACCGATCAGCAATAGCCACTATTACTGAGAGATTTGTTTTTTCAGGTCTTCATTGACTTATAAAGCTTTTTTTGATAGAAGTTTAAGAGATTTTTTCAAAATCTAAAGAGGAGATTCTAATGGACCTGAATATTATTAAGGAATTAGTGGAGAAAAATGATAACAAGATATTACTTATGGTTATTGATGGCCTGGGAGGTCTACCAAAAGAAGGAGAAAGAGAAACAGAGCTGGAGCTGGCCCATACACCCAACCTCGATTTATTGGCTAAGAGATCGAGCTGCGGGCTCATTGATCCTGTTGCGCCAGGCATAACCCCTGGGAGTGGACCGGGACATTTAGGAATTTTTGGTTATGACCCCTTTAAATATCTTATAGAAAGGGGCGCTCTTTCCTGTGCTGGGGTCAATTTTCCTATGGAGGAGGGAGATATAGGATGCAGGATAAATTTTGCCACAAAGGAGAATAATCTAATCAAAGATAGGAGAGCGGGGAGGATACCTACGGAAAAATGCGAAGAGCTCTGTGCTCTTTTAGAAGAAAGGGTTAATATTGATGGGGTGAAGATATTTCTTAGACCTGAAAAGGACTATCGGGCCGCAGGTATTTTTCGAGGTCCTGAACTTAGTGATGAGGTGACGGATACAGATTCCCAGAAGACAGGTAAACCACCTTTATTAGCTAGCGCACGCGATAAGACAGAGAGTGCAATAAAGACATCTAAAATAATAAATGAGTTTGTAAAGCAGGCAGATGATATAATAAAAGATTTTTACCCAGCAAATACCCTCCTTTTGAGAGGTTTTTCGAAAAAGCCAAGCATTCCACAGATGCAGGACGTATTTAGTCTTAATCCTGTGGCAATAGCTGTTTATCCCATGTATAGGGGTCTTTCACGCCTAGTAGGAATGGACGTTATTGAAGGGATTGAGGATATCAAATCTGAGTTTTTTGTGTTGATTGAAAATTACAATAAGTATGATTTCTTTTTTCTTCATATAAAGCCTACTGATAGTGCTGGAGAGGATGGAAAATTCGAAGAAAAGGTTGGTTTACTTGAAGAGATAGATTCCTATATTCCTAAAATAGATTTAGAGAAATACGCAGCCATTGGCATAACTGGTGATCATTCCACACCTTCTCTTTTGAAACTTCATAGCTGGCATCCAGTACCTTTGATCCTTTATTCCAAAACCTGCCGCCCTGATAGGGTAGAGAAATTTTCTGAGAATGATTGTGCCATGGGAAATCTGGGAAGGATCCGGGGTGTTGAGCTCATGCCCCTTCTTTTAGCCCATGCCCAGCGTTTAAAGAAATATGGAGCCTGATATATCCGAGATAAGTCCATCACCTTCGCTTATATCCACATCTTTACTCATAATGTGGGCGTCGAAAAAATGCATTTTTTTCTTAAGTAATTCTCATTTTCTTCCGAAATAATGTTTAGTGATTTTATTCTTATTCTTAGATAGAGACAGTCCTTAAAGATAATAAAAAGAAATCAAATTGTAATCCAAAGCCAAGAAAAAATATGCCGGTTAAGGAAGAGAGCATAAAAGATATTATTGTAAAATCTCCTGATATAGCTGTGCTTCCTCAGGTGGCTATTCAGGTAATAAATACTGTTTTAGATGAGAAAAGCTCAGCAAAAGACCTCTATAAAATAATTTCTGTAGATCAGGCATTAACAACGAGGATACTGAAGATAGCTAATTCAGCTTTTTATGGACATTTTAGGGAGATTAATAGCCTCTCCAGGGCAATCACGATTCTTGGATTTAAAGCGATTAAAAATTTAGTTGTTGCTGTGTCTACAAAATATTTATATAAAAAAACTGGACTTACTGAGAGGATTTTGTGGGATCATTCCGTGGGTGTTGCTATTGCTTCTCAGATACTTGCCAATAGCTATGGAAATATGTCTGATATAGAGGATTCACTGATATGTGGCCTCCTCCATGATATTGGAAAGGTGGCAATGAACAACTATGATCTTATCAGATTTAACAAGGTTATGGAGAAGGTTTATTTTGGGGAACTTTTATTTACCGATGTAGAAAAGGAGTTTTATGATTTTTCTCATGCTGAGATAGGAGCAAGCATGGTAAGGAAGTGGAACCTTCCAGAGGGCTTGGAAAGAGTGGTTGCCAACCATCATAGCGATTCTACAAGTTATCGTGAAGAGCTAAATATTTCAAGGCGAATCGCTTTTGTTAATCTGGCAGATTTAATATGTCTAAAATTAGGTATTG
The Nitrospinota bacterium genome window above contains:
- a CDS encoding 2,3-bisphosphoglycerate-independent phosphoglycerate mutase; the encoded protein is MDLNIIKELVEKNDNKILLMVIDGLGGLPKEGERETELELAHTPNLDLLAKRSSCGLIDPVAPGITPGSGPGHLGIFGYDPFKYLIERGALSCAGVNFPMEEGDIGCRINFATKENNLIKDRRAGRIPTEKCEELCALLEERVNIDGVKIFLRPEKDYRAAGIFRGPELSDEVTDTDSQKTGKPPLLASARDKTESAIKTSKIINEFVKQADDIIKDFYPANTLLLRGFSKKPSIPQMQDVFSLNPVAIAVYPMYRGLSRLVGMDVIEGIEDIKSEFFVLIENYNKYDFFFLHIKPTDSAGEDGKFEEKVGLLEEIDSYIPKIDLEKYAAIGITGDHSTPSLLKLHSWHPVPLILYSKTCRPDRVEKFSENDCAMGNLGRIRGVELMPLLLAHAQRLKKYGA
- a CDS encoding HDOD domain-containing protein, with the translated sequence MPVKEESIKDIIVKSPDIAVLPQVAIQVINTVLDEKSSAKDLYKIISVDQALTTRILKIANSAFYGHFREINSLSRAITILGFKAIKNLVVAVSTKYLYKKTGLTERILWDHSVGVAIASQILANSYGNMSDIEDSLICGLLHDIGKVAMNNYDLIRFNKVMEKVYFGELLFTDVEKEFYDFSHAEIGASMVRKWNLPEGLERVVANHHSDSTSYREELNISRRIAFVNLADLICLKLGIGYKNPRDIVLEEQDSSIFLGLKEEQLKEIVKEVEKTYSKGKELFN